From one Acidibrevibacterium fodinaquatile genomic stretch:
- a CDS encoding TOBE domain-containing protein translates to MTLSDPGQIPAVAAFANEADRFLDLRDLVPRDQAAAGGLQPFSLAARRGEKLCLLAREGEAARAVLAMVAGVRRPAAGEVIVNSRRLQATPPGKRGFGHLPARIALPRFGRVGAYLAAALADQRLSRDARQAQVARMLALVGLAECGTRRCYALAAGERFRAALARALIAAPKLLLIEEPDEGFAEPERQMLTTLLRGSPVASALTTLIAARSPATVFALADRAVVLHEGMIAQSAAPQSLYDAPASLAVAEALGETNVLSGVLVENDDDIARVRLDNGAIVSGSLAESIAIGQRSLLMVRPERIAVAAIAAEELGEGALSAVLCKIMPLGAQTRLFASLGGGVDIIVTRPASAALRGLQPGREMAIAWTAQQARIYAAASPADAA, encoded by the coding sequence ATGACCCTCTCAGATCCCGGGCAGATTCCGGCGGTGGCCGCGTTCGCGAACGAGGCCGATAGGTTTCTCGATCTTCGCGACCTCGTGCCGCGCGATCAGGCGGCCGCGGGCGGACTTCAGCCATTTTCCCTCGCCGCGCGGCGGGGCGAGAAACTCTGTCTGCTCGCCCGCGAGGGCGAGGCGGCGCGCGCCGTGCTCGCCATGGTCGCGGGCGTGCGCCGGCCGGCGGCGGGCGAGGTCATCGTCAATAGCCGCCGCCTGCAGGCAACGCCGCCGGGAAAGCGTGGCTTCGGCCATCTCCCGGCGCGGATCGCGCTGCCGCGTTTTGGTCGCGTCGGCGCTTATCTGGCGGCGGCACTCGCCGATCAGCGCCTCAGCCGCGACGCACGCCAAGCCCAGGTCGCGCGTATGCTCGCCCTCGTCGGCCTCGCCGAGTGCGGCACCAGGCGGTGTTACGCCCTGGCCGCGGGTGAGCGGTTTCGCGCCGCCCTCGCCCGTGCCCTGATCGCTGCGCCGAAACTGCTGCTGATCGAAGAACCGGATGAGGGCTTCGCCGAGCCCGAGCGCCAGATGTTGACGACGCTGCTGCGCGGCAGCCCGGTTGCGTCCGCTCTCACCACCCTGATTGCGGCGCGTTCGCCGGCGACGGTGTTCGCTCTCGCCGACCGCGCCGTGGTTCTGCATGAAGGCATGATCGCGCAGAGTGCTGCGCCGCAAAGTCTCTATGACGCGCCGGCCAGTCTCGCGGTCGCCGAGGCGCTCGGCGAGACGAATGTGCTGAGCGGCGTCCTGGTCGAGAACGACGACGATATCGCGCGCGTGCGCCTCGACAATGGCGCGATCGTCAGTGGCTCTCTTGCCGAAAGCATCGCGATCGGGCAACGCTCATTATTGATGGTCCGACCGGAGCGAATTGCCGTCGCGGCGATCGCCGCCGAGGAATTGGGGGAGGGGGCGCTTTCCGCCGTGCTCTGCAAAATCATGCCGCTTGGCGCGCAAACCAGGCTTTTTGCATCACTCGGCGGCGGCGTCGATATCATCGTCACACGTCCCGCGAGTGCGGCGCTGCGCGGATTGCAGCCGGGACGCGAAATGGCGATCGCGTGGACGGCGCAGCAGGCTCGCATCTATGCTGCCGCTTCGCCGGCGGATGCGGCATGA
- a CDS encoding extracellular solute-binding protein → MRRGRDIFFAALLFAAVSMDAHAAQARDFTLAVPPGALIAALKTAYLDPFASANGITANGLSWDGDYADLVQNAGIYTPWDVVLVTMPVLEEGCARGVLQKLDWNALGGRDRYPAFATSDCGVGAFMTSVVLSWDNDKLQGTPSWADFWDVAKYPGKRGLRRDPRTTLEIALLADGVAAGDVYATLRTEDGIKRAFRKLDQLRPYIVWWEKPEEAVRILGEGKVLMTLAPSAEVAAADRDGAHHFGLQWSESLYRVKSFAIVTGSPNIPLAQKFLAFVGDPGAEARLFAALAYGPLAKGALEQIPPEQRGQAPSNPANLKTALAYDENFWEQNAAKLTSRFETWLDQSPH, encoded by the coding sequence ATGAGGCGCGGCCGCGACATTTTTTTTGCCGCCCTTTTGTTTGCCGCGGTCTCGATGGACGCTCATGCCGCGCAGGCGCGTGATTTCACCCTCGCCGTCCCTCCGGGAGCGCTGATCGCAGCCCTGAAAACCGCCTATCTCGATCCTTTTGCATCGGCCAACGGGATCACCGCCAACGGCTTGTCCTGGGATGGCGACTATGCCGATCTGGTGCAAAATGCCGGCATCTATACGCCCTGGGACGTGGTGCTGGTGACGATGCCGGTGCTGGAGGAGGGGTGCGCGCGCGGCGTGTTGCAAAAACTCGATTGGAACGCGCTTGGCGGGCGCGACCGCTATCCCGCCTTTGCCACGAGCGATTGCGGCGTCGGCGCATTCATGACCAGTGTCGTTCTGAGCTGGGACAACGACAAGCTGCAAGGCACGCCGAGCTGGGCGGATTTCTGGGATGTTGCGAAATATCCCGGCAAGCGCGGCCTGCGCCGCGATCCGCGCACAACGCTGGAAATCGCGCTCCTCGCCGATGGCGTCGCGGCCGGCGATGTCTATGCCACGCTTCGCACCGAGGACGGCATCAAACGTGCTTTTCGCAAGCTCGACCAACTGCGGCCCTATATCGTCTGGTGGGAAAAACCCGAGGAGGCCGTGCGCATTCTCGGCGAAGGCAAAGTTTTGATGACGCTGGCGCCGAGCGCCGAGGTCGCCGCCGCCGACCGCGACGGCGCGCATCATTTCGGCCTGCAATGGAGCGAAAGCCTCTATCGCGTCAAAAGCTTCGCGATCGTCACCGGCTCGCCGAACATCCCGCTTGCGCAGAAATTCCTCGCCTTCGTCGGCGATCCTGGCGCCGAAGCGCGGCTCTTCGCCGCCCTCGCCTATGGCCCGCTCGCCAAGGGCGCGCTCGAGCAAATCCCGCCCGAGCAACGCGGGCAAGCGCCGAGCAACCCAGCAAACCTCAAAACCGCGCTCGCCTATGACGAAAATTTCTGGGAGCAAAACGCAGCGAAACTCACGAGCCGTTTCGAGACTTGGCTCGACCAGTCGCCACACTGA
- a CDS encoding disulfide bond formation protein B, translating to MRQDHVRRAALLALLASALALAVAIASERLGGLVPCALCLVERWPYRIAIVLAALAFLAPPRPARWLLAALALVILADAAIALVHVGVEWHFWPSPLPECAAPHLRGSIAERLAAMPLRPAKPCDEPTYLVPGLPVSMAAMNGLYALALAAALLTHLRRTRSTRR from the coding sequence ATGCGACAGGATCACGTCCGGCGCGCGGCGCTGCTTGCTTTGCTGGCATCCGCCCTCGCGCTCGCGGTCGCGATCGCGAGCGAGCGGCTCGGTGGCCTCGTTCCCTGCGCACTCTGCCTCGTTGAACGCTGGCCCTACCGGATCGCGATCGTGCTCGCCGCCCTTGCCTTCCTCGCGCCGCCGCGCCCGGCACGCTGGCTGCTCGCCGCCCTCGCCCTGGTCATCCTGGCGGACGCCGCGATCGCCCTCGTGCATGTCGGCGTCGAATGGCATTTCTGGCCGAGCCCGCTGCCCGAATGCGCCGCCCCACATCTCCGCGGCTCGATCGCCGAGCGGCTTGCGGCAATGCCGCTGCGCCCCGCCAAGCCCTGCGATGAGCCGACCTATTTGGTTCCCGGGCTGCCGGTTTCGATGGCAGCGATGAACGGGCTTTACGCCCTGGCGTTGGCCGCAGCCCTCCTCACCCATCTCCGCCGCACCCGGAGCACCCGACGATGA
- a CDS encoding demethoxyubiquinone hydroxylase family protein, producing MNETRRLPGDPHPRRAIARMLRVDHAGEYGALRIYAGQRAVLRRPETDALLAHMQAQEQHHLDSFAALLTRRRVRPTALLPLWHLAGFALGAATAALGERAAMACTVAVEETIDAHYARQAAALGPEEAPLRDTIETFRAEELEHRDIGLAHDAEHAPAYRLLSAAIKAGCRVAIALSEVL from the coding sequence ATGAACGAAACCAGAAGACTCCCCGGTGATCCTCACCCTCGGCGCGCGATCGCCCGCATGCTGCGCGTCGATCACGCCGGCGAATATGGCGCGCTCCGCATCTATGCCGGCCAGCGCGCCGTCCTGCGGCGACCGGAGACCGACGCCCTGCTCGCCCATATGCAGGCCCAGGAGCAGCACCATCTCGACAGCTTCGCCGCCCTGCTCACCCGCCGCCGGGTGCGGCCGACGGCGCTGCTGCCGCTCTGGCACCTCGCGGGCTTTGCGCTCGGCGCCGCGACGGCCGCGCTCGGCGAGCGCGCGGCAATGGCCTGTACCGTCGCGGTCGAGGAAACGATCGACGCCCATTACGCTCGCCAGGCCGCCGCCCTCGGGCCCGAGGAAGCGCCGCTCCGTGACACCATCGAGACCTTTCGGGCGGAGGAATTGGAGCACCGCGATATCGGCCTCGCCCATGACGCCGAGCACGCGCCGGCCTATCGCCTGCTCTCGGCGGCGATCAAGGCCGGCTGCCGTGTTGCGATCGCGCTGAGTGAAGTCTTGTAA
- a CDS encoding MFS transporter: protein MAAWLARRLARAGVHYAWVMAAVTFLVMLSTAAAMGLPGVLIVPLEQAMGWSAADISGPLALRLMLFGLTAPFAAALLQRFGLRRVVFAALILIIAGLTLAAFATRLWQIWLGWGVMVGLGTGMTAIVLGATVANRWFVARRGLVVGMLTASTATGQLLFLPIAAFLATHLGWRAAVMPAAGICVFAGTLMLVFGRDHPGEIGLPAYGESLVEPPPENRGNPARAALVTLADASVSPMFWMLFFTFFVCGLSTNGLVQTHFIPLCHDFGLPEVTAASMLAAIGVFDFIGTIFSGWLTDRFDSRFLLGWYYGLRGLSLLWLPSSNFTFYGLSLFAVFYGLDWVATVPPTVRLSGATFGRERAGMVFGWVFMAHQLGAAVAAYGGGLSRSLTASYLPAFYTAGIACLLASLAALMVKARRVPAIA from the coding sequence ATGGCGGCGTGGCTGGCGCGGCGCCTCGCGAGGGCGGGGGTGCATTATGCTTGGGTGATGGCGGCGGTGACGTTTCTCGTCATGCTGTCGACCGCGGCGGCGATGGGGCTTCCGGGCGTGCTCATCGTGCCGCTCGAACAGGCGATGGGCTGGAGTGCCGCCGATATTTCCGGCCCGCTTGCGCTCCGTCTCATGCTGTTCGGCCTGACGGCGCCGTTCGCGGCCGCGCTTTTGCAGCGTTTCGGCCTGCGCCGCGTGGTATTCGCCGCCCTCATCCTGATCATCGCCGGCCTCACGCTTGCCGCGTTCGCGACCCGGCTCTGGCAAATCTGGCTTGGCTGGGGGGTGATGGTCGGGCTTGGCACCGGGATGACGGCGATCGTGCTCGGGGCGACGGTCGCCAATCGCTGGTTCGTCGCGCGGCGCGGCCTCGTCGTCGGGATGCTGACCGCGAGCACGGCAACCGGGCAATTGCTGTTTCTGCCGATCGCCGCGTTTCTCGCAACCCATCTCGGCTGGCGCGCGGCGGTGATGCCGGCGGCCGGGATATGCGTATTCGCGGGGACGCTGATGCTGGTTTTCGGGCGCGACCACCCGGGCGAGATCGGCCTTCCCGCCTATGGTGAGAGCCTTGTCGAACCGCCGCCGGAAAACCGCGGCAATCCTGCTCGCGCCGCGCTCGTGACGCTGGCCGATGCCAGCGTCTCGCCAATGTTTTGGATGCTGTTCTTCACCTTCTTCGTCTGTGGGCTATCCACCAACGGCTTGGTGCAGACGCATTTCATTCCGCTCTGCCATGATTTCGGCCTGCCCGAGGTCACCGCCGCCTCGATGCTCGCGGCGATTGGGGTGTTCGATTTCATCGGCACGATCTTTTCCGGCTGGCTTACCGACCGGTTCGACAGCCGTTTTCTGCTCGGCTGGTATTACGGGCTGCGCGGGCTTTCGCTGCTCTGGCTGCCCTCCTCGAACTTCACGTTTTATGGTCTCTCGTTGTTCGCGGTGTTTTATGGGCTCGACTGGGTGGCAACCGTGCCGCCGACGGTGCGGCTCTCCGGGGCGACCTTCGGGCGCGAGCGCGCCGGGATGGTGTTCGGCTGGGTGTTCATGGCGCATCAATTGGGGGCGGCGGTCGCGGCTTATGGTGGCGGGCTTTCGCGCAGCCTCACCGCAAGCTATCTCCCAGCCTTCTATACCGCCGGCATCGCCTGCCTGCTCGCCTCGCTTGCGGCGCTCATGGTCAAGGCCCGACGCGTGCCGGCCATCGCCTGA